Proteins co-encoded in one Prunus persica cultivar Lovell chromosome G6, Prunus_persica_NCBIv2, whole genome shotgun sequence genomic window:
- the LOC18772678 gene encoding probable sugar phosphate/phosphate translocator At3g11320 — protein sequence MFSLMDKSQLLITIAIIILQSHFSYWNYNITSKEKSQNIINVKNQNTHPTLKLEIYVPILCPIDPPSHYIPCPPLLSPPIPPCDQISLSLSLSLSLSLNNIHELNPLLPPTYKETKKFKLVNEKNPKRKMSDRFFTVGLITAWYSSNIGVLLLNKFLLSNYGFKYPIFLTLCHMLACSLLSYVAISWIKVVPMQSIKSRVQFLKISSLGFIFCLSVVGGNISLRYLAVSFNQAVGATTPFFTAVFAYLMTLKKEGWLTYVTLIPVVTGVVIASGGEPSFHVFGFIMCVGATAARALKSVLQGILLSSEGEKLNSMNLLMYMGPVAVAFLLPAALYMEEDVVGITIALARDDVSIVWYLVFNSALAYFVNLTNFLVTKHTSALTLQVLGNAKGAVAVVVSILIFRNPVSVTGMLGYSLTVTGVILYSEAKKRNR from the exons ATGTTTTCACTCATGGACAAATCCCAACTGTTGATCACCATCGCAATTATCATTTTACAATCACATTTCTCATACTGGAATTATAACATTACATCCaaagaaaaaagccaaaacataATAAACGTGAAGAACCAAAATACTCATCCGACTTTAAAGCTCGAAATCTACGTTCCAATTCTGTGTCCTATCGACCCTCCTTCCCATTACATCCCATGTCCTCCATTGCTATCACCTCCAATCCCACCCTGTgatcaaatctctctctctctctctctctctctctctctctctctcaacaacATCCATGAACTCAACCCTTTGCTTCCTCCAACATACaaggaaaccaaaaaatttaagCTTGTGAACGAAAAAAAcccgaaaagaaaaatgtcagACAGGTTTTTCACGGTCGGATTAATAACAGCCTGGTACTCATCGAACATCGGAGTCTTGTTGTTGAACAAGTTTTTGCTGAGCAATTACGGGTTCAAGTACCCGATCTTCTTGACCCTTTGCCACATGCTGGCTTGCTCTCTCCTGAGCTACGTAGCCATTTCATGGATCAAGGTGGTGCCCATGCAGAGCATCAAGTCACGTGTCCAGTTCCTCAAGATATCGTCCCTCGGTTTCATCTTCTGTTTGTCCGTCGTTGGCGGGAACATCTCGCTCCGGTATCTGGCCGTGTCGTTTAACCAGGCTGTTGGCGCCACGACGCCGTTTTTCACCGCGGTGTTTGCGTATCTTATGACCCTCAAGAAAGAGGGCTGGCTCACCTATGTTACTCTCATACCGGTTGTCACCGGTGTTGTTATTGCCAGTGGG GGAGAACCAAGTTTTCATGTCTTCGGATTCATAATGTGTGTTGGTGCTACAGCAGCAAGGGCACTCAAGTCAGTGCTCCAAGGGATATTGCTGTCTTCTGAAGG GGAAAAGCTTAATTCTATGAACCTCCTCATGTACATGGGTCCTGTAGCTGTTGCATTCCTTCTACCTGCAGCACTTTATATGGAAGAGGATGTGGTTGGGATCACAATTGCACTTGCAAGAGATGATGTGTCCATCGTATGGTATCTAGTATTCAATTCTGCTCTCGCATATTTTGTCAATTTGACCAATTTCTTGGTAACAAAACACACCAGTGCCTTGACCCTCCAG GTGTTGGGAAATGCAAAAGGAGCTGTTGCTGTGGTGGTGTCAATTTTGATATTTAGAAATCCTGTATCAGTGACTGGGATGCTCGGTTATTCTCTCACAGTAACAGGAGTCATTCTCTACAGCGAAGCCAAGAAACGAAATAGATAA
- the LOC18773583 gene encoding cytosolic enolase 3, with protein MSVQDYLDNHMLSRKIEDAVNAAVRAKAPDPVLYISNHMRKAIPSVITKVKARQILDSRGIPTVEVDLHTNKGMFRASAPSSDLSGMYEAVELRDGDKGSYLGNSVIRAVKNVNEKISEALVGMDPTLQSQIDQAMIELDRTEKKGELGVNAILAVSIAACKAGAAQKEVPLYKHIADLSGKSQLTLPVPAFTVISGGKRAGNNLAIQEIMVLPIGANRFEEALQMGSETYHHLKAVITEKYGAHGCNVGEDGGFAPNISSIKEVLDLVKEAISRTGYNEQIKLAIDVAATDFCIGTKYDLDYKSANKSGQNFKSGQDMTEMYKELCNEYPIVSIEDPFDKEDWEHTKKFSGLGICQVVGDDLIMSNPKRIKRAIEESTCNALLVKINQIGTVTEAIEVVKLAKDAHWGVVTSHRCGETEDSFIADLSVGLSTGQIKAGAPCRGERLAKYNQLLRIEEELGDNAFYAGEDWRESP; from the exons atgtcgGTGCAAGACTATTTGGATAACCACATGCTCTCTCGGAAAATCGAAGACGCCGTCAATGCCGCCGTTAGGGCTAAGGCCCCCGATCCCGTCCTCTATATC TCGAATCATATGAGGAAAGCGATTCCGTCAGTGATAACGAAGGTCAAAGCTCGGCAGATCCTCGATAGCAGAGGAATTCCAACTGTTGAAGTGGACCTCCACACTAACAAAGGAATGTTTCGTGCTTCTGCTCCTAGTTCTGATCTTTCAGGAAT GTATGAGGCTGTTGAATTGCGAGATGGGGACAAGGGATCGTATCTTGGAAATAGTGTGATTAGAGCTGTTAAGAATGTGAATGAGAAAATATCCGAAGCATTGGTAGGCATGGATCCTACGCTTCAGTCTCAGATTGATCAGGCAATGATAGAACTGGATAGAACAGAAAAGAAG GGTGAACTTGGAGTAAATGCCATACTAGCTGTGTCAATTGCTGCTTGCAAAGCTGGAGCTGCTCAAAAAGAG GTGCCACTGTACAAACATATTGCCGACCTTTCCGGAAAATCACAACTGACCCTGCCTGTCCCTGCTTTCACTGTTATAAGTGGGGGAAAGCGTGCTGGGAATAATCTGGCCATTCAG GAAATTATGGTTCTCCCAATTGGAGCTAACAGGTTTGAGGAGGCATTGCAAATGGGATCGGAAACCTATCATCACTTGAAG GCTGTTATTACAGAAAAATATGGCGCACATGGATGTAATGTTGGAGAAGATGGTGGTTTTGCTCCAAACATCTCCAG CATTAAAGAAGTCTTGGATCTTGTAAAAGAGGCGATCAGCAGAACAGGTTATAATGAGCAAATAAAACTAGCAATTGATGTTGCTGCTACTGACTTTTGCATAG GTACAAAGTATGACCTGGACTACAAATCAGCCAATAAGTCGGGACAAAATTTCAAGTCAGGCCAAGATATGACTGAGATGTATAAAGAACTTTGTAATG AGTACCCAATTGTTTCAATTGAAGACCCATTTGATAAGGAGGACTGGGAACACACCAAAAAGTTTTCTGGTCTTGGAATTTGTcag GTAGTTGGAGATGACTTGATAATGTCGAATCCAAAACGTATTAAGAGAGCAATAGAGGAGTCCACTTGTAATGCTCTTCTTGTAAAG ATAAACCAGATTGGGACGGTTACCGAGGCCATTGAAGTGGTGAAGTTGGCCAAGGATGCGCACTGGGGAGTGGTGACATCCCACAGATGTGGTGAAACTGAAGATTCCTTCATAGCAGACTTATCTGTTGGTCTGTCAACAGGTCAGATCAAAGCTGGTGCTCCTTGCAGAGGCGAGCGGCTGGCTAAGTATAACCAG TTGCTTCGAATTGAGGAAGAACTTGGGGACAACGCATTTTATGCTGGTGAAGACTGGAGGGAATCACCCTAA
- the LOC18774332 gene encoding neutral ceramidase: protein MEFLGLGDNKVRRTYGALWFKIVILLVLCSVEGALSDSNYLIGLGSYDITGPAADVNMMGYANTEQIASGVHFRLRARTFIVAEPQGNRVAFVNLDACMASQLVKLKVVERLKARYGDLYTEKNVAISGIHTHAGPGGYLQYVVYIVTSLGFVRQSFDVLVDGIAKSIIQAHENLGPGSIFVNKGEILDAGVNRSPSAYLNNPASERSKYKYDVDKEMTLLKFVDDQWGPVGSFNWFATHGTSMSRTNSLISGDNKGAAARFMEDWFEETGSRSAYSGEVAADGIPRRVSNLFNDRHDNHHELLELAASFQSPPGKLATRTLSVARRVRGALRQADKPGFVSAFCQSNCGDVSPNVLGAFCTDTGLPCEFNHSTCGGKNELCYGRGPGYPDEFESTRMIGERQLRKAVDLFNKASEQLKGKVDYRHAYIDFSQLEVTLTKQGGGSKVVKTCPAAMGFGFAAGTTDGPGAFDFTQGDDKGNAFWRLVRNVLKTPGKEQVDCQNPKPILLDTGEMKQPYDWAPSILPIQIIRIGQLVILSVPGEFTTMAGRRLRDAVKTKLTSGSNGANVHVVIAGLTNTYSQYITTFEEYQVQRYEGASTLYGPHTLSAYIQEFKKLATALISGKPVAPGPQPPDLLDKQISLLTPVVMDATPRGVSFGDCSSDVPQNSTFKRGHDMVTVTFWSACPRNDLMTEGTFALVEILHGKDTWVPAYDDDDFCLRFKWSRPSKLSTRSQATIEWRIPQSATPGVYRIRHFGASKSLVGSIRHFTGSSSAFVVA from the exons ATGGAGTTTTTGGGTCTCGGCGATAACAAGGTTCGGAGAACTTATGGAGCTTTGTGGTTCAAAATCGTAATTCTACTCGTTCTGTGTAGTGTCGAAGGAGCTCTCTCCGATTCGAACTATTTGATTGGTCTTGGGAGCTACGACATCACTGGTCCTGCTGCTGATGTCAACATGATGGGGTACGCGAACACGGAGCAGATCGCTTCGGGGGTTCACTTCAGGTTGCGAGCTCGCACGTTCATTGTGGCCGAGCCGCAGGGGAACCGAGTGGCTTTTGTGAATCTTGATGCTTGCATGGCTTCACAGCTTGTGAAATTGAAAGTGGTGGAGAGGTTGAAGGCAAG GTATGGGGACCTGTACACTGAAAAGAATGTAGCTATTAGTGGAATTCACACCCACGCTGGCCCTGGGGGCTATCTCCAATATGTGGTGTATATTGTAACATCTCTTGGGTTTGTGCGTCAGTCATTTGATGTCCTTGTTGACGGCATTGCGAAAAGTATTATTCAAGCTCATGAAAATCTCGGGCCAGGATCAATTTTTGTTAATAAGG GGGAAATCTTAGATGCTGGCGTAAATCGCAGTCCTAGTGCTTATCTCAATAACCCTGCATCAGAACGCAGTAAATACAAGTATGACGTCGATAAAGAAATGACTCTTCTGAAGTTTGTTGATGATCAATGGGGTCCGGTTGGCAGCTTCAACTGGTTTGCAACTCATGGAACTTCTATGAGTCGTACAAACTCATTGATTAGTGGGGATAACAAGGGTGCTGCTGCTCGATTTATGGAAGACTGGTTTGAGGAGACTGGTTCTAGAAGTGCATATTCTGGTGAAGTTGCTGCTGATGGAATCCCGCGAAGAGTCTCAAACTTATTTAATGACCGTCATGATAATC ACCATGAGTTACTAGAGCTTGCTGCATCCTTTCAGTCTCCTCCTGGTAAGCTAGCAACCAGGACCTTGAGTGTTGCAAGACGTGTCAGGGGTGCACTAAGGCAGGCTGACAAGCCTGGATTTGTTTCTGCATTTTGTCAATCAAACTGTGGTGATGTAAGCCCGAATGTTCTAGGCGCTTTCTGTACAGACACTGGACTACCTTGTGAGTTCAATCACAGCACCTGTGGTGGGAAAAATGAGTTGTGCTATGGCCGAGGACCGGG TTACCCAGATGAATTTGAAAGTACACGTATGATTGGTGAGAGGCAACTCAGAAAAGCTGTGGATCTTTTCAACAAAGCATCTGAGCAGCTGAAGGGGAAGGTTGACTATCGCCATGCCTACATAGACTTCTCCCAACTTGAAGTGACGCTTACCAAACAGGGAGGAGGTTCAAAGGTGGTAAAAACATGCCCTGCTGCAATGGGGTTTGGATTTGCTGCTGGAACCACTGACGGACCTGGAGCTTTTGATTTCACGCAAGGCGATGATAAG GGAAATGCCTTCTGGAGGTTGGTGCGCAATGTACTCAAAACACCAGGCAAGGAACAAGTGGATTGTCAGAATCCAAAGCCAATCTTACTTGATACTGGTGAAATGAAGCAACCATATGATTGGGCG CCTTCAATACTTCCAATTCAGATCATTCGAATAGGGCAGCTTGTCATTCTCAGTGTACCTGGAG AATTTACAACAATGGCTGGTAGGCGTCTCCGTGATGCTGTGAAGACAAAACTGACTAGTGGTAGCAATGGCGCAAATGTTCATGTTGTTATAGCAGGATTGACTAATACTTATTCACAGTATATAACTACCTTTGAAGAGTATCAGGTGCAGAGATATGAG GGTGCCTCCACTCTGTATGGACCACACACACTCAGTGCCTACATTCAGGAATTCAAGAAGCTTGCTACCGCTCTCATCAGTGGCAAACCTGTTGCACCGGGTCCACAACCCCCTGATCTCCTTGATAAACAAATAAGCTTACTTACACCTGTTGTGATGGATGCAACCCCTCGCGGTGTTAGTTTTGGGGACTGCAGCTCCGATGTTCCTCAGAACTCCACCTTCAAGAGAGGCCATGACATGGTAACAGTTACGTTCTGGTCAGCTTGTCCTCGGAATGACCTTATGACTGAAGGTACATTTGCCCTTGTGGAGATTCTCCACGGAAAGGATACTTGGGTTCCAGCTTATGACGACGATGATTTCTGCCTGCGGTTTAAGTGGTCAAGACCTTCCAAACTCAGCACTAGAAGTCAGGCAACCATAGAGTGGAGAATTCCTCAGTCTGCAACTCCCGGTGTGTACAGAATTAGACATTTTGGTGCCTCAAAGAGTCTGGTGGGATCGATTCGCCACTTTACAGGTTCATCTAGTGCTTTCGTGGTAGCATAA
- the LOC18772008 gene encoding proliferating cell nuclear antigen, with product MLELRLVQGSLLKKVLESIKDLVNDANFDCSATGFSLQAMDSSHVALVALLLRSEGFEHYRCDRNISMGMNLTNMSKMLKCAGNDDIITIKADDGSDTVTFMFESPTQDKISDFEMKLMDIDSEHLGIPEAEYHAIVKMPSAEFARICKDLSGIGDTVVISVTKEGVKFSTRGDIGTANIVCRQNTTVDKPEEATVIDMNEPVSLTFALRYMNSFTKATTLSNTVTISLSSELPVVVEYKIAEMGYIRFYLAPKIEEDEDETKPEV from the exons ATGTTGGAGCTCCGACTGGTTCAGGGGTCGCTGCTGAAGAAGGTTCTTGAGTCCATCAAGGACCTCGTCAACGACGCCAACTTCGATTGCTCCGCCACTGGCTTCTCCCTCCAGGCCATGGATTCCAGCCACGTGGCGCTGGTGGCGCTGCTTCTCAGATCCGAGGGCTTCGAGCACTACCGCTGCGACCGCAATATCTCCATGGGCATGAACCTCACCAACATGTCCAAGATGCTGAAATGCGCCGGAAATGATGACATCATCACTATCAAGGCTGACGATGGCAGCGATACTGTCACCTTCATGTTCGAAAGCCCCA CGCAAGataaaatttctgattttgagATGAAGCTGATGGACATTGATAGTGAGCACCTTGGAATTCCGGAGGCAGAATACCATGCTATTGTTAAGATGCCTTCAGCTGAGTTTGCTAGGATATGTAAAGACCTCAGTGGCATTGGTGATACAG TTGTGATATCTGTGACCAAGGAAGGTGTGAAGTTCTCTACAAGAGGGGATATTGGCACTGCTAACATCGTCTGTAGGCAGAACACTACAGTGGACAAG CCTGAAGAAGCAACAGTTATTGATATGAATGAGCCAGTTTCATTGACATTTGCTCTGAGGTACATGAATTCCTTCACAAAAGCGACCACATTGTCGAACACAGTTACAATCAGCCTGTCTTCTGAACTTCCGGTTGTGGTTGAGTACAAGATTGCAGAGATGGGCTACATCAGGTTCTACTTGGCTCCTAAgatagaagaagatgaagatgagacGAAGCCTGAAGTTTGA
- the LOC18775236 gene encoding uncharacterized protein LOC18775236 yields the protein MADTNSIELKVLVDKGCNQVIFVEPDNDFVDVLFSLLTIPMGTIIRLARKHSDPVAIGCMNNLYASVENFDDQEFWMHTCEDMLLHPRNAADSQCNALKLKLDDAEPRRYFMSPDSCDLFAYSCSLHMCREKSLSFRASQDGSVFVKGQTRFTVTDDLQVIPPSSSANSVFTKLRVIDVDALEELTINIGTVEILNLLMYSLVSKTPLTETLLKPKQDLKSSSTILNQAIHIESQMSGDSMNDEEDKISLNLVVSKSKKMVCYAEAGEDFVNLLFSFLTLPLGFMVKNMKNGSLKGCIRHLYKTIQDLDGQYMISDHHKEMLIDPKLVPGFCYKNSLLGIEETSYYYSYYNYTFSTDRSLSPLEPDKVKLVSSDSVVLSAQGFLKRPAKFVVTDNLVVRPISRILELQVLKDLNVPVTDIEDQTVHVGKKEALHLLLSSFLCDSVLTNTFVADLREPKQEQ from the exons ATGGCCGATACCAACAGTATTGAGTTGAAGGTCTTGGTGGACAAGGGGTGTAACCAAGTTATCTTCGTAGAACCTGACAATGATTTTGTTGATGTTCTCTTCAGTTTATTGACAATCCCCATGGGAACAATTATCAGGCTTGCACGTAAACATTCAGATCCTGTGGCAATAGGTTGCATGAACAACTTATATGCAAGTGTTGAGAATTTTGATGATCAAGAATTTTGGATGCATACATGTGAAGACATGTTGCTGCATCCCCGCAATGCAGCCGATTCTCAGTGCAATGCCCTCAAATTGAAACTTGATGATGCTGAGCCAAGACGCTACTTTATGAGCCCCGATTCATGTGATTTATTTGCTTATTCGTGTTCATTACACATGTGTCGGGAGAAGAGTCTTTCATTCCGCGCTTCTCAAGATGGAAGTGTCTTTGTGAAAGGACAAACCAGGTTTACAGTTACTGATGATTTACAAGTAATCCCCCCAAGTTCATCAGCCAATTCTGTATTTACCAAGCTTCGTGTCATCGATGTGGATGCCCTGGAGGAGTTGACTATCAATATTGGAACTGTTGAG ATTTTGAATTTGCTCATGTACTCCTTAGTGTCAAAAACACCTTTGACTGAAACCCTGTTGAAGCCTAAACAAGATCTTAAATCGAGCAGTACAATTCTTAATCAAGCAATACATATTGAATCGCAAATGTCCGGAGACTCAatgaatgatgaagaagataagATATCTTTGAATCTTGTGGTCAGCAAATCTAAGAAGATGGTCTGTTATGCAGAAGCAGGGGAGGATTTTGTTAATTTGCTCTTCAGTTTCCTAACTCTACCTCTTGGGTTTATGGTAAAAAACATGAAGAATGGTTCCTTGAAAGGTTGCATCAGGCACTTGTACAAAACTATCCAGGATTTGGATGGGCAATACATGATTTCAGATCACCACAAGGAAATGCTAATTGATCCCAAACTTGTTCCTGGTTTTTGCTATAAGAACAGTCTTTTAGGAATTGAGGAGAcctcatattattattcttacTATAATTATACCTTCAGTACTGATAGATCCCTTTCCCCATTGGAACCAGATAAAGTCAAACTGGTCAGTTCTGATTCCGTGGTTTTAAGTGCTCAAGGATTTCTGAAGAGACCCGCGAAGTTTGTAGTAACTGACAATCTGGTTGTGAGACCAATATCTCGGATCTTGGAGCTGCAAGTTCTTAAAGACTTGAATGTGCCTGTCACTGACATTGAGGATCAAACTGTGCATGTGGGCAAGAAGGAG GCTTTGCATCTTTTgttgtcttcttttctttgtgacTCTGTTCTGACCAATACCTTCGTTGCGGATCTTAGGGAGCCAAAGCAAGAACAATGA